In Mucilaginibacter celer, one DNA window encodes the following:
- a CDS encoding response regulator transcription factor: MGPVKLGIVDDHKIFRNGLKATLEDCEDFEIILEASNGKELVGLLATKTPDVILMDIKMPEMDGIQTATYVHQHFKDIKILALSMFNEDKYIVDMMKAGASGYLLKNAEPEEIIEAVSTVYCKGFYFNEHLSITLIKQLVGNDPSEGAASNKTDLNEREIEVLKLVCQECSNQEIADKIFLSVRTVEGYRARLFEKTGSKNLVGLVIYAIKRGIINVN, from the coding sequence ATGGGTCCGGTAAAATTAGGCATAGTAGATGACCATAAAATTTTCAGAAATGGTTTAAAGGCTACCCTTGAAGATTGCGAGGATTTTGAAATTATACTCGAAGCATCAAACGGGAAGGAGCTGGTGGGCCTGCTGGCCACCAAAACGCCCGATGTTATCCTGATGGATATTAAAATGCCCGAGATGGATGGCATCCAAACCGCCACCTACGTGCATCAGCATTTTAAAGATATCAAGATCCTGGCGCTATCCATGTTTAACGAAGACAAGTATATTGTTGATATGATGAAGGCCGGCGCATCGGGCTACCTGCTTAAAAATGCCGAGCCCGAAGAGATCATCGAAGCCGTATCAACTGTTTACTGCAAGGGCTTTTACTTTAACGAACACCTGTCTATCACCCTCATCAAACAACTGGTAGGCAACGATCCATCCGAAGGGGCTGCCAGCAATAAAACCGATTTGAATGAGCGCGAGATAGAAGTGCTTAAACTGGTATGCCAGGAGTGCTCGAACCAGGAAATTGCCGATAAAATTTTTCTGAGCGTACGCACGGTTGAGGGATACCGGGCGCGTTTATTCGAAAAAACAGGATCAAAAAATTTAGTGGGACTGGTAATTTATGCCATTAAACGCGGTATTATCAACGTAAACTAA
- a CDS encoding sensor histidine kinase: MHNSPILQVSQNGLVPVLIIGTLVVVVLIIFLFFFVIIYQRRMLKNQAEVRALHDARQTDLMNAVFETQESERKRLAEDLHDSVGQVLSAIKLNLHRLDKNCVNEVSQPLLMDTRKLADECIQEIRNIIQNVLPPILTDYGLLAAIEALCAKVEQNTHIKVKFTKNIADKRFPHEIELALYRIAQELFGNAIKHSEATIINLTISMDAGYLVMEFKDNGKGFDMTDVKHGFGLKNLQSRVQLINGELNTYSKAQSGAITIIKLKVA, translated from the coding sequence ATGCACAACTCCCCAATATTACAGGTATCTCAAAACGGCCTTGTCCCGGTGCTTATCATCGGCACATTGGTGGTTGTTGTATTAATTATTTTCCTGTTCTTCTTCGTAATCATTTACCAGCGAAGAATGCTTAAAAACCAGGCCGAGGTACGTGCCCTTCACGACGCCCGCCAAACCGACCTGATGAATGCCGTTTTTGAAACCCAGGAAAGCGAACGCAAACGCCTGGCCGAAGATCTGCACGATAGTGTTGGCCAGGTGCTTTCGGCCATTAAGCTTAACCTGCACAGGCTGGATAAAAACTGTGTGAACGAGGTAAGCCAACCCCTGTTGATGGATACCCGCAAACTGGCCGATGAGTGTATCCAGGAGATCAGGAATATCATCCAGAACGTGCTGCCCCCCATCCTTACCGATTATGGTTTACTGGCCGCCATCGAAGCCTTGTGTGCCAAGGTGGAGCAAAACACGCATATCAAAGTTAAGTTTACCAAAAACATTGCTGATAAACGTTTCCCGCACGAAATTGAACTGGCATTGTACCGCATAGCACAGGAACTGTTTGGTAACGCCATAAAACATTCGGAAGCTACCATTATTAACCTTACCATCAGCATGGATGCCGGGTACCTGGTAATGGAGTTTAAAGATAACGGCAAGGGGTTCGATATGACGGATGTGAAGCATGGCTTCGGCCTTAAAAACCTGCAGAGCCGCGTGCAACTTATTAATGGCGAACTTAATACCTACAGCAAGGCCCAAAGCGGGGCCATTACCATCATTAAATTAAAAGTGGCATAG